The nucleotide sequence GCCCTCTGCTGGGGATGAAGAGGTGGGGAGCAGAAGGGCAGTGGCCTCAGCCTCGGTTTAAGAATAGCTGGGGAAGAGTCTCTCTAAGGAGCGAGAAGATGGGCTTGGAGCCTCTCAAGCCCTCAGTATAAGGTAGCTCAGAAAGTCCCATAAGAAGAATCCATCTACTGGGCTATAAATAACCATGGCTGTCGTCTTTGTTCTGCCTTCACTATGGCTTCTCAGCTATACTGGGCTGACCCCCGTCCACCACGTTCCTGCCCAGGTGTGGGCAGAGAGATGAGCCCCTTTGCTGGGAAGGGCAGCCCAAGCCCAAGCAGTGGGCAGCGTGCTTCTGAGCACCCCGGCATTGGCACCAGAGGCCGACTCTCCCCCTCCAACTGGTAGACCCTTCCTTCAGTCAGTCAGTGGCCATCCCACCCATGGGTCACACCTGCGCTAGGAGCTGCAGACGGGGTGGGGGCCGGAGGTCAGCACAAGGAACGTGGCAGTAAGAGGAGATGGGGTGGACAAGCTGGGGCAACTGTGAGCCACTGGAAATTGTAGGGGTTCATGGGAGAAGGAAATCTCAGGGcaatggaaggcttcctggaggaagtgggctGGCAGGTGGGCTTGCTGGGTCAGGAGGATGTGTGCAGGCAGGAGACAGCATCCCTGGAGTGATGGACAAAGGCGAACAGTGTGAACAAAGGTGCCTGGGAAACAGCGAGGACCTGGCGCCCCGACACACCTCTGCCTGGGCACTCCTCATTGGTGCAGCCTCCACAGGGCCCCCTCTTCCAGGGCCTGAGCTATGTCGGCGGTGCCCAGTGTTGGGTAGGGGTCATGGGCACCCTTCCCTCCTGCTGGGGCCTGGGTTTCCCCCGGTCTAGAGAGGGGCCAGCTGGGAGCTACAGAACAAGCCAGGCCTTGGTGTGACCCCTGCCCACGTGTGACCCAATCCTGCAGATCGCTGACTTTGGCCTCTCCAACCTCTACCACCAAGGCAAGTTCTTGCAGACGTTCTGCGGGAGCCCCCTTTACGCCTCACCCGAGATCGTCAACGGGAAGCCCTACACGGGCCCAGAGGTGAGTGTCGGCCGTTCACTGGCTTAGATCCAGAGACAGGTGCGCTAGTTCCTAGCTACTCCCTCTTTCAGAGCTCAGAACTCACCTCCCTGCCGGAGGAGTGCCAGGCCAGGTCTCTCACTGCGAGAGGCAAAAACTGGAACGAGAGTTTGAGTCTCCTGCTCCCAGTCTGGTTCTAAGCCCCCACTTCCCAAGTTCCCATTACCTTTCCCAGTCCCCAGCCAACCTCCCTGGAGAGGTGGTGTCTGTCACAACCATCCACTCCTGGCCCAGAGGGATGACCTTGTCACTGACCTTGTGTTTGTGGCTGCCGCTCCCAAGGGGAGGCAATTGACTACCCCTCTTCCCACGAACCTCAGTCTCTTCTGCAGTGTCACCCTCTCTGTCCCTGGGTGCGAGAAGGAGGTGGTTCTCGAATGCACTGAGCTCTGAGTTCTCCAAAGTGTGCCCCTCTTTTCCCATGGTATTGAATGTGAGGCTGGAAGCCCTCCAGCCTGTGGCATGAGAACATTCTTGctgactccctctctctctctctctccttctctctctctctctcaggtggACAGCTGGTCCCTAGGTGTTCTCCTATACATCCTGGTGCATGGCACCATGCCCTTTGATGGGCAGGACCATAAGACGCTGGTGAAACAGATCAGCAATGGGGCCTATCGGCAGCCGCCTAAACCCTCCGGTGAGTGAGCATATGGGTGTTCTCATCCAGGCCTGGGGTGTCCTTTGCTAATTTCCACAGCAGGAATTAAACAGTGACAGTAAAATGAAGAAAGCCACCCAGAGAGATGAGGGTAACTTCCACCCCACCTCCTGctgtcctctctctgcctcctgtgtctgtgacctcagaggaaggaagggatagCTCTTCCTTCCTTTATGGGCATACTTTATTATATTTGGGAAGTGCTTCCTAAGGTCTAACTTAGATCCTCCTTGCTCCAATTTCCTACTGCTTTTGTCCTTGTCTTTAGAAATCTTTTTGTCCCCTCAGGTACAATGTAGAAGGCAAGAATCAGGGTGTGAGAACCTTGGTTTACTCTTGAGCAGTCCCTACCCTCAGAGGGTTGCATTTCAGGGCAGCAAAGGAGGATGCACACTAACATACAAACCTGGCTAACAAAGGGGCCGTGGTCCTGAGGGGCCGAGGGGCAGAAGCAGACATTGGCGGAGTCAATCCAGGAAAGCTGGAGACTGTGGGGAGCCGGCCTGGGCTGTGGCGTGTGTGGAGCCCTGGTGGGAGTGGACCTGTCTGACACAAGAGTGAGCCGTGTCTTAGCACGAATGGGGGTCAGCCAGTGAGAGGCGGGCTATGGGTGCCCATGCTCGTGGCTACGAATCTGAATTCCCTCTCTTTCTTCTAGATGCCTGTGGCCTGATCCGCTGGCTGTTAATGGTGAACCCTACCCGCCGGGCCACCCTGGAGGATGTGGCCAGTCACTGGTGGGTTAACTGGGGCTACACCACCCGTGTTGGAGAGCAGGAGGCTCTGCACGAGGGAGGGCACCCGGGCAGTGACTCTGGCCGGGCCTCCATGGCTGACTGGCTCCGGAGGTCCTCCCGCCCTCTCCTGGAGAATGGGGCCAAGGTCTGCAGCTTCTTCAAGCAGCACACGCCTGGAGGTGGGAGCATCACCTCCGGCCTGGAGCGCCAGCATTCGCTCAAGAAGTCCCGCAAAGAGAATGACATGGCCCAGACTCTCCAGGGGGACCCAGCTGCCAACAGCTCCCCTCGCCTTGGCAAGGGCACCCTCAAGCTGCCGAAAGGCATTCTCAAGAAGAAGGCGTCGGCCTGCTCGGAGGCACCAAGGGAGGGCCCTGAGCTCAGCCCCGTCCCTACaagcccaggacaggctgcccccCTGCTCCCCAAGAAAGGCATCCTCAAGAAGTCTCGCCAGCGTGAGTCTGGCTACTACTCGTCTCCTGAACCCAGCGAGTCTGGGGAGCTCTTGGATGCAGGGGACGTGTTTGTGAGTGGGGATGCTGTGGAGCACAAGCCCCCACCAGCCTCAGGGCTGCTGCTCCATCCGAAGGGCATCCTCAAACACAACGGCAAGTTCTCCCACACAGCCCTGGAgctccccgcccccgccacctTCGGCTCTTTGGATGAACTGGCCTCACCTCGCCCTCCAGCCCGGGCCAGCCGCCCCTCAGGGGCTGTGAGTGAGGACAGCATCCTGTCCTCTGAGTCCTTTGACCAGCTGGACTTGCCTGAGCGGCTCCCTGAGCCCCCACTGCGGGGCTGCGTGTCTGTGGACAACCTCCTGGGGCTTGAGAAGCCCCCCTCAGAAGGCCCTGGAAGCAGAGGCCTGAGGCGCTGGCGGCAGGACCCCTTGGGGGAGAGCTGCTTTTCCTTGATGGACTGCCAGGAAGGGGCAGAGGCCTGCCAACAGGCACTGGGGGTCTGCTCAGAGCTCAGCTGAGGGTGGGGGCATCGCCCCGCCCGGGCAGGCTCTAAGATGCAGCTGGCtgcaccctcaggggagacagccTTCTTCCCTGCCACCCAGGACCAACATCCCAGCCCAGAAGGCTGAGAGGGTTTGCAATCGAGCCCTGGGGAGGGCTGTACGTGGGGAGTGGGCAAGTGAAGTGCATTGAGGGTTCGATGTCTTCAGCCCCATCCAACCAAGAAGATAGTAGAGGGAAAAAGAGTAGAGAAGTAGAGGGGCAGGCCCGTGGCCGAGTCCCCGTTGCCTGTTTCTTGTACACATAGTAGGGCCACAGAGATCTGGAAAGAGCGCGCTCTTAGCACTCATCTCCTTTATTGTAATGAGAAAGTTTCCTGCATGGTCCCTTCCTGCCGAGGTGGGGGTGGAAACTCTTCTTTCATTCACACATACATTCCCATCTCCACCAACCACAAACTGAAATGTGGCACCCCTAACACCCTGGGGTGTCCTGGAAATGTCCTCCCAACGCCTGCCCTTCCTTACTTACCTGAGCAGTAAGAGAACGCAACCTCTTGTTTCCTCAAAggttctctcccttttcccctcctccaaacCTGGCCCAAGCCTCCTGGAGTCGCTGCTATGAATCTAAAGGACTTGAAAAGGCTCAGGCTGCTATTGGACTTCATCTCAAGGGGCCCAGATGCCGCTGGACCCCACCTTGGACCTCAAAGACTCTGAACTTCTCCGGCCTCCAAGCTGCTCCTGCTACTGAGAATGGCCATGTCTATTTCTCTGGGCCCTAGaatgttcttatttatttttatgttttcaacactgttttttttaaaaagtgagcctTCTATCTTCGATAATGTGAATACTGTGTTCTGGGGAAATCCACTGTGCCATCTAAATGTTGTGCAGAGAGACACAGTTTTGCAATGATTCTCGACTGATTAAGGGGAAGTGGAGGGGGAATCTTTTATAAATCTACATATCCCATTATACTGTCTGCAAGTGGTGTCTGGCCCCCTCACTCCGTGCCTTGATTTCGTCTACCTGATGGTCCCTCTTTCCTTCTGTGGGTGGAAAGAACCATCTCATTAAAACCAGAACGGTGAGTGGAAAACAGCCTCTGTGGTTCTGActggggggtggggaagtgggTGCAGACCTTTGAGTTTTCTCTTAACATACACTCCCCTGGACTGTCACGGCTAGAGAATAGGGAACCTGCATAATAAAAACGAAACACAACAAAAATCTAGCTCCCCACTCCAAAAGGCTCCCCGTTACACCTCCATCAGCAGTTCGCCCCTTTAAGCACACAGGTGGGAAAGAGCCCTGAGCTGAGGATCCCAATTTGCTCTCCCTGGGGTTAGCACTAAAGCCCCGGGTTTGGCAGATTATACAGCCCCGCCCCCACGCCGCTCTTTCgcttctcccacccctcccccatccagCTCAGTCCCCTGCTGCTTGAAGTCTCCCCCACCGCCTTTATTCTCTCCCTCCAAAGAAATCCTTCACCCTCCAGTGCCAGGCAGCTGCTCCCCCCTCCGCCCCCACCGCCTGACTCCTAGAGGAAGCAAAGAATGCTCGGAATGCCCCCCTCGTTGGCtgtccctctccaccccctgcaGAGCATTCCCCAGACGCCCGCTCCATTGAGAAACTCCCGGGCTCTGAGGGCTAGGATGAAAGGGAGGATAAGGACAAAGTGCAGGCAGGCAGCCGGCTGGCTCCGGCTTCAAGCAGGCTCCCTCCCCCATGACTTGCCCGACCCGTTGTTCGCAGGCCCCCAAACATCCCAAGTCCTAGCCAGCTCCAGCTGCCTGCTCCACCGTACACCTGTCCTCCCCGCCAGCCATCAGCGCCTGCCGGTGTGGAGCATCTGCACTTCCCTCCCGCTCCCTGCATCTGGGGAGCTGGCAAAGTCACTGAGTCTGGGGAAGAAGTGGG is from Vicugna pacos chromosome 23, VicPac4, whole genome shotgun sequence and encodes:
- the NUAK2 gene encoding NUAK family SNF1-like kinase 2 isoform X2, with protein sequence MESLACSRRPGPAPSATAALTAEVVRPLAEGLIKSPKPLMKKQAVKRHHHKHNLRHRYEFLETLGKGTYGKVKKARESSGRLVAIKSIRKDKIKDEQDLMHIRREIEIMSSLNHPHIIAIHEVFENSSKIVIVMEYASRGDLYDHISERQRLSERDARHFFRQIVSAVHYCHQNGIVHRDLKLENILLDASGNIKIADFGLSNLYHQGKFLQTFCGSPLYASPEIVNGKPYTGPEVDSWSLGVLLYILVHGTMPFDGQDHKTLVKQISNGAYRQPPKPSDACGLIRWLLMVNPTRRATLEDVASHWWVNWGYTTRVGEQEALHEGGHPGSDSGRASMADWLRRSSRPLLENGAKVCSFFKQHTPGGGSITSGLERQHSLKKSRKENDMAQTLQGDPAANSSPRLGKGTLKLPKGILKKKASACSEAPREGPELSPVPTSPGQAAPLLPKKGILKKSRQRESGYYSSPEPSESGELLDAGDVFVSGDAVEHKPPPASGLLLHPKGILKHNGSLPFPLLQTWPKPPGVAAMNLKDLKRLRLLLDFISRGPDAAGPHLGPQRL
- the NUAK2 gene encoding NUAK family SNF1-like kinase 2 isoform X1, with the protein product MESLACSRRPGPAPSATAALTAEVVRPLAEGLIKSPKPLMKKQAVKRHHHKHNLRHRYEFLETLGKGTYGKVKKARESSGRLVAIKSIRKDKIKDEQDLMHIRREIEIMSSLNHPHIIAIHEVFENSSKIVIVMEYASRGDLYDHISERQRLSERDARHFFRQIVSAVHYCHQNGIVHRDLKLENILLDASGNIKIADFGLSNLYHQGKFLQTFCGSPLYASPEIVNGKPYTGPEVDSWSLGVLLYILVHGTMPFDGQDHKTLVKQISNGAYRQPPKPSDACGLIRWLLMVNPTRRATLEDVASHWWVNWGYTTRVGEQEALHEGGHPGSDSGRASMADWLRRSSRPLLENGAKVCSFFKQHTPGGGSITSGLERQHSLKKSRKENDMAQTLQGDPAANSSPRLGKGTLKLPKGILKKKASACSEAPREGPELSPVPTSPGQAAPLLPKKGILKKSRQRESGYYSSPEPSESGELLDAGDVFVSGDAVEHKPPPASGLLLHPKGILKHNGKFSHTALELPAPATFGSLDELASPRPPARASRPSGAVSEDSILSSESFDQLDLPERLPEPPLRGCVSVDNLLGLEKPPSEGPGSRGLRRWRQDPLGESCFSLMDCQEGAEACQQALGVCSELS